Proteins co-encoded in one Vibrio fortis genomic window:
- a CDS encoding DUF2062 domain-containing protein: MPRKFIKRFMPDHELIKRQKALKVFGNVLYNPNLWCLNRRSAAGAFAVGLFMAFVPLPSQMIMSAGLAVMCGVNLPLAVALVWVSNPVTMPVLFYFAYKVGAFVMHVPPQPFHFELSWDFILAQMSTIGPPFLLGCLICGIVSAMIGYFGIRGLWRYSVVRSWKKRQVR, from the coding sequence ATGCCAAGAAAGTTTATTAAGCGTTTTATGCCTGACCATGAGCTCATCAAGCGTCAGAAAGCATTAAAAGTTTTTGGCAACGTGCTATATAACCCAAATTTATGGTGCTTAAACCGACGCTCTGCCGCAGGTGCATTTGCCGTTGGCTTATTCATGGCCTTTGTTCCACTGCCAAGCCAGATGATTATGTCTGCAGGTCTTGCTGTTATGTGTGGCGTTAATCTGCCGCTGGCTGTTGCATTAGTGTGGGTGAGTAACCCAGTGACTATGCCCGTCCTGTTTTATTTTGCTTACAAAGTCGGTGCATTCGTCATGCATGTACCACCTCAACCGTTCCACTTTGAACTTTCTTGGGACTTCATTCTTGCTCAAATGAGCACCATCGGGCCTCCATTCCTACTTGGCTGCCTAATCTGTGGCATCGTTTCCGCAATGATCGGTTATTTCGGAATCCGCGGATTGTGGCGATATTCAGTTGTGAGAAGTTGGAAGAAGAGACAGGTTAGGTAG
- the lolE gene encoding lipoprotein-releasing ABC transporter permease subunit LolE codes for MFASLSLLIGGRFSRAKQRDKMVSFISLSSTVGIAVGVAVIIIGLSAMNGFERELESRVLSVISHGEFEGVNEPIERWQHVIDESVSHEKVLAAAPYVKITALAERGKELKAIEVRGIDPELESQVSSLGNFIDESVWQSFNSGEQKVILGSGVADTIGAKVGDYLTLMIPTANGSVKVQAPKRVRVKVAGLLTLNGQIDHNLALVPLKDAQSYAKLGDAVTGVSLKVNDVLNANNIVREVGNQLDVYVYLRSWQQKYGFLYRDIQLVRTIMYLVMVLVIGVACFNIVSTLMMAVKDRASEIAILRTMGASDGLVKRIFVWQGAFSGVLGSLVGSVIGVLVALNLTHLIKGLEALIDHQFLSGNIYFVDFLPSQLDMVDVFVVSGTAIVLSLLATLYPASRAAKLNPAAVLSSK; via the coding sequence GTGTTTGCCTCTCTATCTCTTCTGATTGGTGGACGATTTAGCCGTGCTAAGCAGCGCGACAAAATGGTCTCCTTTATTTCTCTCTCTTCAACCGTGGGGATTGCGGTTGGCGTTGCGGTGATCATCATTGGTCTGTCGGCGATGAATGGCTTTGAGCGTGAGCTTGAGTCTCGAGTGCTTTCTGTTATCTCACACGGTGAATTCGAAGGCGTGAATGAACCGATTGAGCGCTGGCAGCATGTCATTGATGAATCTGTTAGCCATGAAAAGGTTTTGGCTGCCGCACCTTACGTAAAAATTACGGCTCTAGCAGAGCGTGGCAAAGAACTTAAGGCGATTGAAGTTCGTGGTATCGATCCAGAGCTTGAATCACAGGTATCGAGCCTTGGAAATTTCATTGATGAGTCAGTCTGGCAATCATTTAACAGCGGTGAGCAAAAAGTCATTCTTGGCTCGGGTGTAGCGGACACGATTGGGGCTAAAGTAGGAGACTATTTAACCTTGATGATTCCAACAGCGAATGGGTCCGTTAAGGTTCAGGCACCAAAGCGTGTTCGAGTAAAAGTGGCGGGATTATTGACCCTTAATGGGCAGATTGACCATAACTTAGCCCTTGTGCCATTAAAGGATGCGCAAAGCTATGCCAAATTGGGTGATGCTGTGACTGGCGTTTCACTTAAGGTCAACGATGTTCTAAATGCGAATAACATTGTGCGCGAAGTTGGTAACCAGTTGGATGTGTATGTATACCTGAGAAGTTGGCAACAAAAATATGGCTTCTTGTACCGTGATATTCAGTTAGTACGCACTATCATGTACCTGGTTATGGTGCTAGTCATTGGCGTCGCCTGTTTCAATATTGTTTCGACACTCATGATGGCAGTGAAAGACAGAGCATCAGAGATTGCCATTTTAAGAACCATGGGCGCTTCCGATGGGTTGGTTAAACGTATCTTTGTTTGGCAGGGCGCGTTCTCTGGTGTGCTAGGTAGCTTAGTTGGCAGCGTGATTGGTGTATTGGTGGCGCTCAATCTTACGCACTTGATTAAAGGATTAGAGGCACTGATTGATCACCAGTTTCTGTCTGGCAACATTTACTTTGTGGATTTCTTGCCTTCACAGCTGGATATGGTTGATGTATTTGTGGTGTCTGGCACTGCGATAGTTTTGAGTCTATTGGCGACCTTATACCCGGCCTCTCGCGCTGCGAAGTTAAATCCGGCAGCGGTATTAAGCTCCAAATAG
- the lolD gene encoding lipoprotein-releasing ABC transporter ATP-binding protein LolD encodes MSNFLQCRDIRKTYREGSLDTEVLKGVSFDIEQGELVSIIGTSGSGKSTLLHILGALDDASSGSVHFLEQDLAALSSNKQAKLRNQHLGFVYQFHHLLADFSALENVAMPLLIGGVTSNQAKKEAAALLDKVGLSHRIDHRPSELSGGERQRVAIARALVNKPSLVLADEPTGNLDHATALSIYDLMRELNREYNTAFLVVTHDGELAAKMDRQLHMQDGLLVDVNEEVN; translated from the coding sequence ATGAGTAATTTTCTTCAATGTCGTGACATCCGTAAAACATATCGCGAAGGCTCACTCGATACTGAAGTGTTAAAAGGCGTGAGCTTTGATATCGAGCAGGGCGAGTTAGTGTCGATCATCGGAACCTCGGGTTCGGGCAAAAGTACCTTGCTACATATCTTGGGTGCATTGGACGATGCGTCATCAGGAAGTGTGCACTTTTTAGAGCAGGATCTCGCGGCACTTAGCTCGAATAAGCAGGCTAAGTTACGCAACCAGCATTTAGGCTTTGTCTATCAGTTCCACCATTTACTTGCAGATTTTTCAGCATTAGAAAACGTCGCCATGCCTCTGCTCATCGGTGGTGTGACATCGAACCAAGCAAAAAAAGAGGCGGCGGCACTATTAGATAAGGTTGGGTTAAGTCACCGAATTGATCATCGTCCATCGGAATTGTCCGGTGGTGAAAGACAACGTGTTGCTATTGCGCGAGCTCTGGTTAACAAGCCTTCTTTGGTGTTGGCGGATGAACCGACAGGTAACTTAGATCATGCAACAGCACTCTCAATTTACGATCTGATGCGAGAGCTTAATCGTGAATACAATACGGCCTTTTTGGTCGTGACTCACGATGGTGAGCTAGCCGCGAAAATGGATCGCCAGCTACATATGCAAGATGGGTTGTTAGTGGATGTAAATGAGGAGGTGAATTAG
- the lolC gene encoding lipoprotein-releasing ABC transporter permease subunit LolC, with the protein MFHPISMFIGLRYLKGRYGDRFSRFVSYMSTAGITIGVLSLVTVLSVMNGFEAQLKDRILGVLPQAVVYESDAKTQLTDTPPAFAQQLSLNGHVEPLVRSEAVIQSSAQLAAGLLIGIEPASDDPLQNHLIAGRLSSLKAGEYQLFLGHTLARNLKVSLGDKVRLMVTSASQYTPLGRIPSQRNFTVAGIFNTGSDIDGQLMVTHIEDAGRLMRFKSDTISGWRLFFEDPFIVAELAEQPLPEGWAWSDWRDQRGELFQAVRMEKNMMGLMLGLIIGVAAFNIISALIMVVMEKQSEVAILKTQGMSDGQVMGIFMVQGASSGVIGALSGGILGVVLAMNLNTVLEVMGVALFSFGGSLPILINPIQIVVVVVLAIALSLIATVFPSYRASSVKPAEALRYE; encoded by the coding sequence ATGTTTCATCCTATTTCAATGTTTATCGGTCTACGTTATCTAAAAGGCCGTTATGGGGATCGCTTTAGCCGTTTTGTCTCTTATATGTCAACGGCTGGAATCACAATAGGTGTCTTGTCGTTGGTTACTGTTTTGTCAGTAATGAATGGATTCGAAGCGCAGCTCAAAGACCGTATCCTTGGTGTCTTACCTCAAGCGGTCGTTTATGAAAGTGACGCGAAGACACAGCTCACTGACACGCCTCCAGCCTTCGCTCAACAATTATCGTTGAACGGGCATGTCGAGCCTTTAGTTCGCAGTGAAGCTGTGATTCAAAGCTCTGCACAATTGGCCGCGGGTTTACTGATTGGCATTGAACCCGCTTCTGATGATCCATTGCAAAATCACCTTATTGCCGGACGTTTGTCTTCATTGAAGGCAGGCGAGTATCAATTATTTCTAGGTCATACATTGGCGCGCAACCTCAAAGTTTCTTTGGGTGATAAAGTTCGCCTAATGGTGACGTCAGCGAGCCAATATACACCCTTGGGTCGCATTCCAAGTCAGCGTAATTTTACTGTTGCAGGTATTTTTAATACCGGCTCAGATATTGATGGTCAATTAATGGTGACTCACATTGAAGATGCTGGTCGCTTGATGCGTTTCAAGTCGGATACCATCTCAGGTTGGAGACTGTTTTTTGAAGACCCATTTATTGTCGCAGAACTGGCTGAGCAACCTTTACCTGAAGGCTGGGCATGGAGTGATTGGCGTGACCAACGTGGTGAGTTATTCCAAGCCGTTCGTATGGAAAAAAACATGATGGGCTTGATGCTTGGCTTGATCATCGGAGTGGCAGCTTTCAACATTATCTCAGCGTTGATTATGGTGGTAATGGAGAAGCAGTCTGAAGTGGCGATTCTTAAAACACAGGGTATGTCTGATGGACAAGTGATGGGAATATTCATGGTTCAAGGGGCGAGTAGTGGTGTTATTGGTGCGCTCTCTGGTGGCATCTTGGGCGTTGTATTGGCAATGAACCTTAATACTGTTCTAGAAGTCATGGGTGTTGCCCTGTTTTCGTTTGGTGGCAGTTTGCCAATCTTGATTAACCCTATTCAAATTGTCGTGGTGGTTGTTTTGGCGATCGCACTTAGTCTAATAGCGACGGTATTCCCATCTTATCGCGCATCTTCTGTTAAACCTGCTGAGGCTCTTCGTTATGAGTAA
- a CDS encoding PilZ domain-containing protein, with protein MTEQEFFTVHHSLTANIEPMAEDFVLPSPIQFESEIPAPFVVASEFSQLDLMADSARKELKNSDLKNVISLLDAQNSKLNLLLSFMLSQQDQAEHRTHTYSFGASQFSCFTRSDITQGRYVKAKLFLEHPAAAVYCYAQVSSSTPRDGGFEVLFKYAHLRDTDQDLLIKAALHQQQKLLRQRSLDRDNK; from the coding sequence ATGACAGAGCAAGAATTTTTCACCGTCCACCATAGTCTTACTGCCAACATCGAGCCGATGGCTGAAGATTTTGTTCTCCCGTCGCCTATCCAGTTCGAATCAGAGATTCCAGCACCGTTTGTCGTCGCAAGTGAATTCAGCCAACTTGATCTAATGGCAGACAGCGCGCGTAAAGAGTTGAAAAACAGCGACCTCAAAAACGTTATCAGTTTGCTTGATGCTCAAAACTCTAAGCTTAACTTACTACTCAGCTTTATGCTCTCTCAACAAGACCAAGCTGAGCATCGAACACACACTTACAGCTTTGGTGCGAGTCAGTTTTCTTGCTTTACTCGCTCTGATATCACTCAGGGGAGATACGTCAAAGCGAAACTGTTCCTTGAGCACCCAGCCGCGGCTGTGTATTGCTACGCTCAAGTAAGCAGTTCAACACCAAGAGACGGCGGATTTGAAGTCCTATTTAAATATGCGCATCTGCGCGACACTGACCAAGATCTATTGATTAAAGCAGCCTTGCATCAACAACAAAAACTGCTTCGTCAACGTTCACTCGATCGAGATAACAAGTAA